The following coding sequences lie in one Thalassoglobus polymorphus genomic window:
- a CDS encoding ArnT family glycosyltransferase, producing MSKSVAEPDRESPLRSLIPFFVLAWILIFWSRFFYTPLPGIGEGDIDRVDILFAVPEILWNNISPERLPGDSSSWANLVQRIPILGYALLMLSGAIGLGRLALRGMKLKSIFDPVSKTAFSGGLGLSILSLLTLGLGTAGALSRGLLFVLILVMIAAECFLTLRQRDKKSQQNDKPKQHNFSLRWIGLLCVVFLTPMLLGAMLPSTDFDVKEYHIEGPKEYFLAGKVHFLPHNVYTSFPFLTEMLTLCGMVLTGDWFTGALVGKTVLMAFAPLTALGIFAVGRRIADDYVGAISALVYLSTPWTYRISVIAYTEGAMCCYVILSLLALLHWLSLFSDSRQASSTERGIAMLCGLFAGSTVATKYPGIVLIAIPIALVMLTTVVLRRVPWRQTTTMAALYVVGGLLTFGPWAVKNTLETGNPVYPLMYSVFGGEDWDAELNAKWKAGHARPSPLLKNPVAMGQELKKNVVDVTLGSVWQSPLIFGLAPLAFLYRKRNWEFWIVLGAAITILTVWYTMTHLIDRFWVPVLPVIALLSGVGIAASKEMFFSRSNESPWYFPWLGKAVSLLLLVTLVFNLAFMTTPASGYNAYLIDYDKARQQVKPASVLLAEQAVGESGRVLFVGEAMVFDAECEYRYNTVFDYSLLEQWTSNKLGKDEWELLPAATIKQNFQEAGITHVLINWNEILRYRTTYGYTDFVSPERLKQLADRWPFEEVPLPDEFNLRDWESIDDSWKDEIERWGPELKRTTFSGEQKMKQFQLFELSGTR from the coding sequence TTGAGTAAATCGGTTGCAGAGCCAGATCGCGAGTCGCCACTGCGTTCGCTTATCCCATTCTTTGTTCTGGCATGGATTCTGATTTTTTGGTCGCGTTTCTTCTACACCCCGCTTCCCGGGATCGGCGAAGGTGACATCGATCGCGTCGACATTCTTTTCGCTGTTCCTGAAATCTTATGGAACAACATCTCCCCGGAACGACTCCCAGGTGATTCCTCCAGCTGGGCGAATCTGGTTCAACGAATTCCAATTCTGGGATATGCCCTATTGATGCTCTCGGGAGCAATTGGCTTGGGTCGATTAGCTCTCCGAGGAATGAAACTAAAATCGATCTTTGATCCTGTTTCAAAGACAGCCTTCTCGGGTGGACTGGGCCTTTCAATTCTTTCTCTGCTAACTTTAGGACTTGGAACCGCCGGGGCCCTCTCACGTGGTCTGTTATTCGTTCTCATACTTGTCATGATCGCTGCCGAATGTTTTCTGACACTACGACAGCGAGACAAAAAATCACAGCAAAACGATAAACCTAAACAACACAACTTCTCCCTTCGCTGGATTGGGCTTCTCTGTGTTGTTTTTCTCACCCCCATGCTGCTCGGAGCGATGCTCCCTTCAACAGATTTCGATGTGAAGGAATATCATATCGAAGGTCCAAAGGAATACTTTCTGGCGGGCAAGGTTCATTTCCTGCCACACAACGTCTACACAAGTTTTCCTTTCCTGACCGAAATGCTGACACTCTGTGGAATGGTCCTGACAGGTGACTGGTTCACCGGAGCCCTGGTTGGCAAAACAGTTCTAATGGCCTTCGCTCCGCTCACTGCATTAGGGATCTTCGCCGTGGGACGTCGCATTGCTGACGATTACGTTGGAGCGATCAGCGCCCTTGTCTACCTGTCCACACCATGGACGTATCGCATTTCGGTCATCGCATACACGGAAGGAGCGATGTGCTGCTATGTGATTCTTTCACTGTTAGCGTTGCTGCACTGGCTGTCGCTCTTCTCCGACTCTCGACAGGCTTCCTCAACTGAAAGAGGAATCGCGATGTTATGTGGCCTCTTCGCAGGGAGTACTGTTGCGACCAAATATCCTGGAATCGTACTCATTGCGATTCCAATCGCTCTTGTGATGCTGACCACTGTCGTTCTGCGACGAGTCCCCTGGCGACAAACAACAACGATGGCGGCATTGTATGTCGTCGGCGGCTTGCTGACATTTGGTCCGTGGGCAGTCAAGAACACCCTCGAAACCGGGAACCCGGTCTACCCGCTGATGTATTCAGTCTTCGGAGGCGAGGACTGGGATGCTGAATTGAACGCCAAGTGGAAAGCGGGGCATGCGCGGCCGTCACCTCTGCTCAAGAATCCAGTCGCGATGGGGCAAGAGCTGAAGAAGAATGTTGTCGATGTCACGCTCGGAAGCGTTTGGCAATCCCCGCTGATCTTCGGGCTCGCTCCGCTCGCATTTCTTTATCGCAAACGTAACTGGGAGTTCTGGATTGTCCTCGGAGCAGCGATCACGATCCTGACCGTCTGGTACACCATGACCCACCTCATCGACCGTTTCTGGGTCCCGGTGCTGCCTGTCATCGCTCTCCTTTCAGGAGTGGGAATTGCGGCATCGAAGGAGATGTTTTTCTCAAGAAGCAACGAATCCCCCTGGTATTTCCCTTGGCTGGGGAAAGCGGTCTCCCTGTTGCTGCTCGTCACACTGGTTTTCAACCTTGCATTCATGACAACTCCTGCGAGCGGATACAATGCCTATCTCATTGATTACGATAAGGCACGCCAGCAGGTGAAACCGGCCTCGGTGCTTCTTGCGGAACAAGCTGTCGGCGAAAGCGGGCGCGTGCTCTTCGTCGGTGAGGCGATGGTCTTTGATGCGGAGTGCGAGTACCGATACAACACGGTCTTTGACTATTCCCTTCTCGAACAATGGACCTCCAACAAACTCGGAAAAGATGAATGGGAACTGCTGCCGGCTGCGACCATTAAACAAAATTTCCAGGAGGCTGGTATCACGCACGTTCTGATCAACTGGAATGAAATCCTTCGTTATCGCACGACATACGGATATACTGATTTCGTTTCTCCAGAGAGGCTCAAACAGCTAGCTGACCGTTGGCCGTTTGAAGAAGTCCCGCTCCCGGATGAATTCAACCTCAGAGACTGGGAATCCATCGACGACTCCTGGAAAGACGAAATTGAACGTTGGGGACCTGAACTCAAACGAACGACGTTCTCTGGAGAACAGAAGATGAAACAGTTCCAATTGTTCGAATTGTCGGGCACTCGATGA
- the aroC gene encoding chorismate synthase — MAGNTFGQSFRITTAGESHGPGNVVIIDGVPPGISLTVEDLQVDLDRRKPGQSKIVTQRKEADEPEILSGVFEGRTTGTSLAILIRNQDQRSRDYGNIKNLYRPGHADYSFDAKYGFRDYRGGGRSSARETTARVAAGVVAKKIIAEAFGGLVVGYVTQVGQIKAEIENPGEVTLEQVEKLPNGEANIVRCPDFEAADRMIELINECRKAGDSIGGAAEIVATNVPPGLGEPVFDKIKADFAKALFSLPAVLGVEYGIGFGCVTMKGSEHNDLFTSEKQNGANEDGERKIVTKSNRHGGMLGGITTGMPIVLRAAVKPTSSLPIEQETVTQTGEDATIQTKGRHDPCLLPRFIPMAEAMIAIVLADHWLRWQGQTGQG; from the coding sequence ATGGCAGGAAATACATTTGGACAATCGTTTCGTATTACAACCGCAGGTGAAAGCCACGGTCCGGGGAATGTCGTGATTATTGACGGCGTTCCACCGGGGATTTCATTGACCGTCGAAGATCTGCAGGTCGACCTGGATCGTCGAAAACCGGGTCAGAGCAAGATCGTCACCCAGCGAAAAGAAGCGGACGAACCGGAAATTCTCTCCGGCGTTTTCGAAGGTCGTACGACCGGAACAAGTCTGGCGATTTTGATACGAAATCAGGATCAGCGTAGCAGAGATTACGGCAACATCAAAAACCTCTATCGCCCCGGTCATGCCGACTACAGCTTCGATGCGAAGTACGGCTTCCGAGATTATCGCGGTGGCGGACGAAGCAGTGCCCGTGAGACAACTGCTCGCGTGGCAGCGGGTGTGGTCGCCAAGAAAATCATCGCTGAGGCATTTGGTGGACTTGTCGTTGGCTATGTCACACAGGTCGGGCAGATCAAAGCTGAGATTGAAAATCCGGGCGAGGTGACTCTCGAACAGGTCGAAAAACTCCCGAACGGTGAAGCGAACATTGTTCGCTGTCCCGATTTTGAAGCTGCCGACAGAATGATTGAGTTAATCAACGAATGCCGCAAAGCTGGCGATTCGATCGGCGGAGCTGCCGAAATTGTGGCGACAAATGTCCCCCCGGGATTGGGAGAACCAGTTTTCGATAAAATCAAAGCCGACTTTGCCAAGGCTCTCTTTTCACTCCCGGCTGTGCTGGGTGTGGAATATGGCATCGGTTTTGGATGCGTCACAATGAAAGGGAGTGAACACAACGACCTGTTTACTTCCGAGAAGCAGAACGGTGCCAATGAAGATGGTGAACGAAAAATCGTCACCAAATCAAATCGCCACGGCGGAATGTTAGGGGGCATCACCACAGGCATGCCCATTGTCTTGCGGGCCGCTGTGAAGCCGACCAGCAGCTTGCCCATCGAACAAGAAACCGTCACACAAACCGGTGAGGATGCAACAATCCAAACCAAAGGACGTCATGATCCCTGTTTGCTTCCAAGGTTTATCCCAATGGCAGAAGCGATGATCGCCATCGTCCTCGCGGACCACTGGCTACGCTGGCAAGGACAGACTGGACAAGGGTAA
- a CDS encoding DUF6807 domain-containing protein, producing the protein MRTLFAFLTPLLLATSLYSAEVTLEQSSESVKATIGDDVFLVFQFDKNRRKPFALPVTGPGGFELLKSAKASEEEGAAGRKVIIADESPKLKGGKADFKIGDEVEVGKIEGDWLEIPAKKLWIHRSSVAPMVATVTRQINDNPTKGLDRKHPLYYDHPHHKGIWLSVDEIEGIKFWNEDGEIKNQSVEIVKKSGNPAVLETVNHWVGTDGKTLLKEETTISVYANRLLSYDVTFTAPEQDVNIRDTKEGMFGIRLPNSMREMIAGGPVTNAEGAEGTAATWGRTTNWIDYKGPVDGHVFGVTIMDHPKNPWKSRYHVRNYGLFSINPFGAGAYTKGRDDEQPAHHRVLKPNGEKLNFKYGLYVHGGETTKDDINKVFKQFAKAK; encoded by the coding sequence ATGCGAACCCTTTTTGCCTTTCTCACCCCCCTCCTTCTCGCAACGTCACTGTATTCAGCTGAAGTCACGCTGGAGCAAAGTTCTGAAAGTGTCAAAGCGACCATCGGTGATGATGTCTTTCTTGTTTTTCAGTTCGATAAAAACCGCCGCAAACCTTTCGCGCTGCCCGTCACTGGGCCGGGGGGATTCGAACTCTTGAAGTCAGCGAAGGCCTCGGAAGAAGAGGGAGCTGCGGGACGAAAAGTGATCATCGCTGACGAATCGCCGAAGCTCAAAGGGGGCAAGGCGGATTTTAAAATTGGCGATGAGGTCGAAGTGGGTAAGATAGAAGGTGACTGGCTGGAAATTCCTGCCAAAAAGTTGTGGATTCATCGCAGTTCAGTCGCTCCCATGGTGGCGACGGTCACTCGTCAGATCAACGACAATCCGACCAAAGGTCTCGATCGCAAACACCCACTCTATTACGACCATCCGCACCACAAAGGAATTTGGCTGTCGGTTGATGAAATTGAAGGGATCAAGTTTTGGAATGAAGATGGTGAAATCAAAAACCAGTCGGTCGAAATCGTCAAGAAGTCCGGGAATCCGGCAGTTTTGGAAACCGTTAACCACTGGGTTGGAACTGACGGGAAAACACTTCTGAAAGAAGAGACGACGATCTCTGTGTATGCGAATCGTTTACTCTCTTATGACGTCACATTCACTGCACCGGAGCAAGACGTCAATATCCGCGACACCAAAGAGGGGATGTTCGGAATTCGACTTCCTAACAGTATGCGGGAAATGATTGCGGGCGGTCCGGTCACAAATGCTGAAGGAGCTGAAGGGACCGCTGCCACTTGGGGACGAACGACAAACTGGATTGATTACAAAGGGCCCGTTGATGGTCACGTCTTTGGAGTCACAATCATGGATCATCCGAAGAACCCCTGGAAGTCACGATATCATGTTCGTAACTATGGGCTCTTCTCTATCAATCCTTTTGGGGCAGGAGCCTACACAAAAGGTCGCGACGACGAACAGCCCGCTCATCATCGTGTACTTAAGCCAAATGGTGAGAAGCTCAACTTCAAATATGGCCTCTACGTTCATGGCGGAGAGACCACCAAAGACGACATCAACAAAGTGTTCAAGCAGTTTGCAAAAGCAAAGTAA
- the kdsA gene encoding 3-deoxy-8-phosphooctulonate synthase, which translates to MPNNPVQIGEYECGPQLPLLVIAGPCVIEGESSLREIALRLADIASEQEIQLVFKASFDKANRTSIDSYRGPGLDRGLELLELVRDETGLPVTTDLHAPEQADAVASVCSILQIPAFLARQTDLVVASAEAAAKHGRVVNIKKPQFVAPEDVIHAVKKCEASGQGDILLTERGTTFGYGRLVNDFQCIPTMQEMGCPVIFDATHSVQRPGGSTTGGNREMVPILARAAVAAGADGVFLETHPDPNKAKSDGPNQVHLEDLPKILDELQQLRDLVNQFA; encoded by the coding sequence ATGCCGAATAACCCTGTTCAGATTGGTGAATACGAATGCGGTCCACAACTGCCGTTATTGGTGATCGCTGGACCTTGTGTCATCGAGGGCGAATCATCGCTGCGCGAAATCGCCTTGCGGTTAGCAGACATCGCCAGTGAACAGGAGATTCAGCTTGTTTTCAAAGCGAGTTTCGATAAAGCCAATCGCACCAGCATCGATAGTTATCGCGGTCCCGGTTTGGATCGAGGATTAGAGCTTCTGGAACTCGTGCGAGATGAGACCGGGCTGCCGGTCACGACGGATCTCCATGCCCCAGAGCAAGCAGATGCAGTGGCATCGGTCTGTTCAATCTTGCAGATCCCTGCGTTTCTTGCGCGTCAAACCGATTTGGTTGTCGCCTCTGCCGAAGCGGCGGCAAAACATGGTCGGGTCGTCAACATTAAGAAACCACAATTCGTGGCTCCCGAGGATGTCATCCACGCTGTGAAGAAGTGTGAAGCTTCCGGTCAGGGCGACATTTTACTCACCGAGAGAGGGACGACCTTTGGCTATGGCCGATTGGTCAACGATTTTCAGTGCATTCCCACGATGCAGGAGATGGGGTGCCCGGTCATCTTTGATGCGACGCACAGCGTGCAACGCCCCGGAGGTTCGACTACAGGAGGAAATCGAGAAATGGTCCCCATCTTGGCTCGGGCCGCAGTTGCTGCCGGGGCTGACGGTGTTTTTCTAGAAACGCATCCCGATCCGAACAAGGCGAAAAGCGACGGCCCGAATCAAGTGCATCTGGAAGATCTCCCGAAGATCCTTGATGAACTGCAACAACTACGCGATCTGGTGAATCAGTTTGCATAA
- a CDS encoding CAAX prenyl protease-related protein, with protein MAKAFVLPFVVYLAGMSLAAKWSDQFPLLYSLTVLATLLVVIWSWRTSKAIVPHWKILDAVLVGLVGIAYWIWISHWHLEASLTAGFPAWMQPSPRVAYDPFAEFSSHLAAWGFISIRLLGLAVLVPIAEELFWRGFLMRWIVSEEWESVPIGKMTAASFWGVTVLFTLAHPEWFAAAGYCILLNSLLIWKKDLWKCVVAHGTSNLLLGVYVLSTGHYELW; from the coding sequence ATGGCCAAAGCATTTGTTCTTCCATTTGTTGTTTATCTCGCCGGGATGAGTCTCGCTGCGAAGTGGTCGGATCAATTCCCTCTCCTTTATTCGCTCACCGTTCTTGCGACGCTGCTGGTTGTCATCTGGAGTTGGCGAACTTCAAAGGCGATTGTCCCGCATTGGAAAATTTTAGATGCGGTTTTGGTCGGACTTGTGGGTATCGCCTATTGGATCTGGATCAGTCATTGGCATCTGGAAGCGAGCCTCACTGCCGGTTTTCCAGCATGGATGCAGCCCAGCCCTCGGGTTGCTTACGACCCATTCGCAGAGTTTTCCAGTCACCTTGCAGCTTGGGGGTTTATTTCGATCCGTCTGCTTGGGCTCGCTGTTCTTGTGCCGATTGCGGAAGAGTTGTTCTGGCGAGGATTTCTGATGCGATGGATCGTTTCAGAGGAGTGGGAGAGTGTTCCCATCGGCAAGATGACAGCTGCCTCTTTCTGGGGGGTGACGGTGTTGTTTACTCTTGCTCACCCAGAATGGTTTGCGGCTGCCGGGTACTGCATTCTGCTCAACAGTTTACTGATCTGGAAGAAAGACCTGTGGAAGTGCGTTGTCGCTCACGGGACAAGCAATCTCTTGCTCGGCGTTTATGTGTTATCAACCGGACATTACGAACTCTGGTAA
- a CDS encoding LON peptidase substrate-binding domain-containing protein yields MQDASTAPICTTIAATNPPTLCLSQIPILPGLALPLTVDSRQLNDTLHNLWTSTRQVILVPTATSNVGCLTTLIAFDGNSGQAHFRGIRRIHLETSCSKASMNDLVEQRNENSSPHRNRANQRELLIEAFLNRFPEHSRNPLVTPLWERELSFGALCDLFAFSCQLNHNEHETILNELDEDRRCELVLNMLKSERPAFQSAEFPPPFSLN; encoded by the coding sequence ATGCAAGATGCTTCAACAGCACCAATATGCACTACTATTGCCGCAACGAATCCCCCGACACTGTGTCTCTCACAAATCCCGATCCTGCCGGGGTTAGCTCTGCCGTTGACGGTCGATTCTCGACAATTAAATGACACCCTACACAATCTTTGGACCAGCACGCGGCAAGTTATTCTTGTTCCGACAGCAACTTCAAATGTTGGCTGCCTGACGACTCTGATTGCATTTGACGGAAATTCCGGACAAGCTCATTTCCGAGGAATTCGGAGGATTCACCTTGAGACATCATGTTCAAAGGCGTCGATGAACGATCTCGTGGAACAACGGAATGAGAACAGTTCCCCTCACCGAAATCGTGCTAACCAACGGGAATTACTGATCGAGGCATTCCTGAATCGATTCCCTGAACATTCGCGAAACCCGCTTGTCACGCCGCTTTGGGAACGGGAGCTTTCATTCGGGGCACTCTGTGATCTCTTCGCGTTTAGCTGTCAGCTGAATCACAATGAACACGAGACCATCCTGAATGAACTCGATGAAGACCGTCGTTGTGAACTTGTCTTGAACATGCTGAAATCAGAGCGTCCCGCGTTTCAGTCCGCCGAATTTCCGCCACCGTTCAGCCTGAACTGA
- a CDS encoding DUF309 domain-containing protein, giving the protein MPTRDNDSRLQEAIELFNSQEYFACHDVLEDLWDETLTDERGFLQGLIHAAVALFHFTEGNLGGARKMHDSAVRYLSPFQPGCQGVELTQFLIRFDECFAPLLGHHKTYPQGIRIDESLIPQLMLTFKEDE; this is encoded by the coding sequence ATGCCAACTCGCGATAATGACTCCCGTCTCCAAGAAGCTATTGAACTTTTCAACTCGCAAGAGTACTTCGCCTGCCACGACGTACTCGAAGACCTTTGGGACGAGACACTCACTGATGAACGAGGGTTCCTGCAGGGGTTGATCCATGCTGCGGTCGCATTGTTCCATTTCACTGAGGGCAACCTCGGTGGGGCTCGCAAGATGCACGATTCTGCAGTGCGGTATTTATCTCCTTTTCAACCAGGCTGCCAAGGTGTTGAACTGACACAGTTCCTCATCCGGTTCGACGAATGTTTTGCCCCCCTTTTGGGGCATCACAAAACCTATCCGCAAGGAATTCGTATTGACGAATCCCTGATTCCTCAACTGATGCTGACCTTCAAGGAAGATGAATAA
- the nth gene encoding endonuclease III — translation MFESIDAKKKQARKVVTRLRKHYPVAECALHHETPFQLLAATILSAQCTDERVNSVTPILFEKFPDAEALAAGTQAQVEKIVKSLGFFRAKATNLRGMAQRVVEVYDGELPRTLEELITLPGVGRKTANVLLGTAYGIASGVVVDTHVRRISNLLGLTESQNPDIIERDLMAVLPKKEWITYSHRLIHHGRQICIARRPKCTECPLLKICPRVGLDPLE, via the coding sequence ATGTTCGAATCAATTGATGCCAAAAAGAAACAGGCCCGCAAGGTTGTGACCCGGTTGCGGAAGCATTATCCGGTCGCTGAGTGTGCATTGCACCATGAAACGCCGTTTCAGTTGCTTGCAGCAACCATTCTTTCGGCTCAGTGTACTGACGAAAGAGTGAACTCTGTCACTCCGATTCTGTTTGAGAAATTCCCTGATGCAGAAGCGTTAGCGGCAGGAACGCAAGCTCAAGTCGAGAAAATCGTTAAATCTTTGGGCTTCTTCCGAGCGAAGGCAACGAACTTGCGCGGAATGGCGCAGCGAGTCGTGGAGGTCTATGATGGGGAACTCCCACGAACACTCGAAGAATTGATCACACTTCCTGGCGTCGGACGAAAAACGGCCAACGTCTTGCTCGGAACCGCATACGGGATCGCTAGCGGAGTTGTGGTCGATACACATGTTCGGCGAATTTCCAACTTGCTCGGTTTGACAGAAAGCCAGAATCCGGACATCATTGAGAGAGACTTGATGGCCGTGTTGCCGAAGAAGGAGTGGATCACTTACTCACACCGGTTGATTCACCACGGACGACAAATCTGTATCGCCCGCCGCCCGAAATGCACTGAATGCCCTCTGTTGAAAATCTGTCCTCGAGTCGGCCTTGACCCACTGGAATAA